The following proteins come from a genomic window of Trinickia caryophylli:
- a CDS encoding carbohydrate ABC transporter permease has translation MSHSLSQRAPRHASPERMPQAASLSRRRTRAALLFLLPGFALFAVLVIYPIASSIWLSFHSWDGMSAPSFIGLDNYRELIASDTFYTALKNNLLWLALFLLAPPAGLALALYLNQNVRGIRLVKSLFFAPFVLPGVVVGLVFSWFYDPTFGLLKVIVGHGVPVLGDPRYVTYGIIFAALWPQIPFCMILYLTGLTGINGEIVEAARMEGARGFALLWHVVLPQLRPATFMAVVLTVIGALRSFDLISVMSGGGPFDSSTVLAYFMYDQAIKYYREGYSAAIAVVLFAIMLVYIAYQLRRLVRTES, from the coding sequence ATGTCGCACAGTCTCTCGCAACGCGCTCCGCGCCATGCCTCGCCCGAACGGATGCCGCAGGCGGCGTCGCTTTCGCGCAGGCGTACGCGCGCGGCGCTGCTGTTCCTGCTGCCGGGGTTCGCCCTCTTCGCGGTGCTCGTCATCTACCCGATCGCGAGCAGCATATGGCTCAGCTTTCATAGCTGGGACGGCATGAGCGCACCCAGTTTCATCGGCCTCGACAACTATCGCGAACTCATCGCCTCGGACACGTTTTACACCGCGCTGAAAAACAATCTGCTCTGGCTCGCGCTTTTTTTACTCGCGCCGCCGGCGGGGCTTGCTCTCGCGCTTTACCTCAACCAGAACGTGCGGGGCATTCGCCTCGTCAAATCGCTCTTCTTCGCCCCGTTCGTGTTGCCGGGGGTGGTAGTCGGGCTCGTGTTCTCCTGGTTCTACGATCCGACCTTCGGGCTGCTCAAAGTCATCGTCGGACACGGCGTTCCGGTGCTCGGCGACCCGCGCTACGTCACCTACGGCATCATCTTCGCCGCGCTTTGGCCGCAGATTCCGTTTTGCATGATTCTTTATCTGACGGGCCTCACCGGCATCAACGGCGAAATTGTCGAGGCAGCCCGAATGGAAGGCGCGCGCGGATTCGCACTGCTCTGGCATGTGGTTCTGCCGCAACTGCGCCCGGCCACGTTCATGGCCGTCGTCCTGACGGTAATCGGCGCGCTGCGCAGCTTCGATCTCATCTCGGTCATGAGCGGCGGCGGCCCGTTCGACAGTTCGACCGTGCTGGCCTATTTCATGTACGACCAGGCGATCAAGTATTACCGCGAAGGCTATTCGGCGGCGATTGCCGTGGTCCTCTTCGCGATCATGCTCGTCTATATCGCTTATCAATTGCGGCGACTCGTTCGCACGGAAAGTTGA
- a CDS encoding ABC transporter substrate-binding protein — protein sequence MKFGTNRKWSVCAKAIALGAALAAAGTSLAATLNVTVSARGNQRATWQEAFDQFRKANPDVDLKVSYVGEEAYKVQISGWLATDPPDLLSWHNGERMAYFARRGLLEDLSADWKNNGWDKTYASVKQSSTYAGKQYSAPLGYDAYGFFYRKDLFKKAGITSEPATWDQFLEDCGKLKAAGIAPIAVPARDAWTLAAWFDYLDLRINGYAFHQELMAGDVPYTDARVRKVYTAWKTLIDNHYFIDNALSYDVDSTSPLLVNGKAAMLLMGTFFSAGLPASTREQMGYFRFPIIDAAVPVAEDGPVNVLVMPARAKNKADARRLLAFMEQPSTNGELAKGWGQLPSNNQAPEPQDPISKVGFKTLSSTTGGIAQFYDRDMTKEMADEGMKAMQQFVSDPSQLDAILARLETTRKRIYRK from the coding sequence ATGAAATTCGGAACGAACCGGAAATGGAGCGTATGCGCCAAAGCAATCGCGCTCGGCGCCGCACTCGCCGCCGCGGGCACGAGCCTCGCCGCCACGTTGAACGTAACGGTTTCGGCGCGCGGCAATCAGCGCGCCACCTGGCAGGAGGCATTCGATCAATTCCGCAAGGCCAACCCCGACGTCGACCTGAAAGTGTCGTACGTGGGCGAGGAAGCCTACAAAGTGCAGATCTCGGGCTGGCTCGCAACAGATCCACCCGACCTGCTGAGCTGGCACAACGGCGAGCGCATGGCCTACTTCGCGCGGCGCGGGCTGCTCGAAGATCTCAGCGCAGATTGGAAGAATAACGGCTGGGACAAGACCTATGCCTCGGTGAAGCAATCGTCGACCTATGCGGGCAAGCAATACAGCGCCCCGCTCGGTTATGACGCCTACGGGTTCTTCTATCGCAAGGATCTCTTCAAGAAAGCCGGCATTACGAGCGAGCCGGCTACGTGGGATCAATTTCTCGAAGACTGCGGCAAACTGAAGGCCGCGGGTATCGCCCCGATCGCCGTTCCGGCACGCGATGCGTGGACGCTCGCCGCATGGTTCGACTATCTCGATCTGCGCATCAACGGCTATGCGTTCCACCAGGAGTTGATGGCGGGCGACGTTCCCTACACCGATGCACGCGTGCGCAAGGTCTACACGGCGTGGAAGACGCTCATCGACAATCATTACTTCATCGATAACGCGCTTTCCTACGACGTCGATTCCACGAGCCCGCTGCTCGTGAACGGCAAAGCCGCAATGCTGCTGATGGGCACCTTCTTCTCGGCAGGACTGCCCGCATCCACGCGCGAGCAAATGGGGTATTTCCGCTTCCCCATCATCGATGCCGCTGTGCCCGTCGCCGAAGACGGCCCCGTCAACGTGCTCGTCATGCCGGCCAGGGCGAAGAACAAGGCCGACGCGCGGCGTCTGCTCGCCTTCATGGAGCAACCGTCCACAAACGGCGAGCTTGCCAAGGGCTGGGGGCAGTTGCCCTCCAACAATCAGGCGCCCGAACCACAGGACCCGATCTCGAAGGTCGGCTTCAAGACGCTTTCGTCGACAACGGGCGGCATCGCGCAATTCTACGACCGCGACATGACGAAGGAGATGGCCGACGAAGGCATGAAGGCGATGCAGCAGTTCGTGTCGGACCCGAGCCAGCTCGACGCGATCCTCGCGCGCCTCGAAACCACGCGCAAACGCATCTACAGGAAGTGA
- a CDS encoding ABC transporter ATP-binding protein: protein MATITLDRVSKRYAQHAPVLSDVNLEIGEHEFCVFLGPSGCGKSTLLRIIAGLEELSDGELRIDGERMNETPPAERGVAMVFQSYALFPHMTVFDNMAFGLRIAKLPEREIRRRVEEAARALQLDTLLDRKPRALSGGQRQRVAIGRAIVREPRVFLFDEPLSNLDAALRGQTRIEIARLHARFEKASSVYVTHDQIEAMTLADKIVLLRAGDDVSKYGSIAQVGAPLDLYHRPANLFVAGFIGSPRMNFLPARVVSADASALHLRLDGSGEPLTLHGRTPTPDVHAGAAVTLGIRPEHLTLIPEAAGELAISRDVLLVEQLGEASYVHLEQPGGRPLVAKLPGDCDIRRGARHAFRLSETNCHLFDATGNALRVEHAAHVLA from the coding sequence ATGGCAACGATCACGCTCGATCGGGTATCGAAACGCTACGCTCAGCACGCACCCGTGCTCAGCGACGTCAATCTTGAAATCGGCGAGCACGAGTTCTGCGTGTTTCTCGGCCCGTCGGGTTGCGGCAAATCCACGCTGCTGCGGATTATTGCCGGCCTCGAGGAACTCAGCGATGGGGAACTGCGCATCGACGGCGAGCGCATGAACGAAACGCCACCTGCCGAGCGCGGCGTGGCCATGGTGTTCCAAAGCTATGCGCTGTTCCCGCATATGACGGTCTTCGACAACATGGCGTTCGGGTTGCGCATCGCCAAGCTGCCCGAGCGCGAGATTCGGCGCCGCGTCGAGGAGGCTGCGCGTGCGCTTCAGCTCGATACCCTGCTCGATCGCAAACCGCGCGCACTTTCGGGCGGCCAACGGCAGCGCGTGGCAATCGGCCGGGCGATCGTACGTGAGCCGCGCGTGTTCCTCTTCGACGAACCGCTTTCGAATCTCGACGCCGCTCTGCGCGGGCAAACCCGCATCGAGATCGCGCGATTGCACGCGCGCTTCGAAAAGGCCAGCTCCGTCTACGTCACGCACGATCAGATCGAGGCGATGACCCTCGCGGACAAGATCGTCCTGCTGCGCGCCGGCGACGACGTGTCCAAATACGGAAGCATTGCCCAGGTGGGGGCGCCGCTCGACCTCTACCATCGGCCGGCCAATCTCTTCGTGGCCGGCTTCATTGGCTCGCCGCGCATGAACTTCCTGCCTGCCCGCGTGGTCTCGGCGGACGCGTCGGCGCTGCATCTGCGCCTTGACGGCAGCGGCGAACCGTTGACGCTGCACGGCCGAACGCCCACGCCCGACGTCCACGCGGGCGCGGCGGTCACGCTGGGTATCCGTCCGGAACATCTGACGTTGATTCCCGAGGCCGCAGGCGAACTCGCCATTTCCCGGGACGTGCTGCTCGTCGAGCAACTGGGCGAGGCGAGCTACGTGCACCTCGAGCAGCCGGGCGGGCGGCCGCTCGTCGCCAAACTGCCCGGGGATTGCGACATTCGGCGCGGCGCGCGGCATGCATTTCGTCTGTCCGAGACGAACTGCCACCTCTTCGATGCAACGGGCAACGCGCTGCGCGTCGAGCACGCTGCCCACGTATTGGCATGA
- a CDS encoding LacI family DNA-binding transcriptional regulator codes for MVTLAEVARHAQVTAATVSNVLRNPQKVKPSTVERVMVAIRELGYRPNLTARALAEGRTPTLALMLSNISNPFYPEFVLAAEREARKRGYFLLVCNTDDDSAITRAYLGQVAGTLAAGVLVMNTDLAERELGEVSKKGVPVVLCMWEQVRASLALPCVTVDFAAAGALAAEHLFALGHRKIGVLVGEGSGGPQSVRLGGFGQALAARARNLAPAAVEHAHDSIEGGYEAAAAMLRSRPALTAIFATNDLMAIGAMQAAADMGRRVPDDLSVMGLTDIPLARQFRPALTTVRFPTAQIAARSIVLAIDMLNGEQPLHSIFAVPSPELVVRGSTGAAPRKRAHG; via the coding sequence ATGGTGACGCTTGCGGAGGTCGCACGTCACGCACAGGTGACCGCGGCCACTGTGTCGAACGTGCTGCGCAATCCGCAAAAGGTGAAGCCGAGCACGGTCGAGCGCGTCATGGTCGCCATTCGCGAACTCGGCTATCGCCCGAATCTGACCGCACGCGCGCTCGCCGAAGGCCGCACGCCAACCTTGGCGCTGATGCTTTCGAACATCTCGAATCCGTTCTACCCGGAGTTCGTGCTTGCCGCCGAGCGCGAGGCACGCAAGCGCGGCTACTTTCTCCTCGTTTGCAATACCGACGACGACTCGGCCATTACGCGCGCCTATCTCGGGCAGGTCGCGGGCACGCTCGCCGCCGGGGTGCTCGTGATGAATACCGATCTGGCCGAGCGAGAACTGGGCGAGGTATCGAAAAAGGGCGTGCCCGTCGTGCTCTGCATGTGGGAGCAGGTGCGCGCCTCGCTCGCACTGCCTTGCGTGACGGTGGACTTCGCGGCGGCGGGCGCGTTGGCCGCCGAGCATCTTTTCGCGCTCGGGCATCGGAAGATCGGCGTGCTCGTTGGCGAGGGCTCCGGCGGGCCGCAATCGGTGCGGCTGGGCGGCTTCGGCCAGGCGCTTGCGGCGCGTGCCAGGAATCTCGCGCCGGCCGCCGTGGAGCACGCACACGACTCCATCGAAGGCGGTTATGAAGCAGCTGCCGCGATGCTGCGCTCACGTCCGGCGCTAACGGCGATCTTTGCCACGAACGATCTGATGGCGATCGGCGCGATGCAGGCCGCGGCGGATATGGGGCGGCGCGTGCCCGACGATCTGTCGGTGATGGGGCTGACGGACATTCCGCTCGCGCGCCAATTCCGCCCTGCGCTGACGACGGTGCGGTTTCCCACGGCCCAGATCGCGGCGCGCTCGATCGTGCTCGCAATCGATATGCTCAACGGCGAGCAACCCTTGCACAGCATCTTTGCCGTACCTTCGCCCGAACTCGTCGTTCGCGGTTCGACCGGCGCCGCGCCGCGCAAACGCGCGCACGGCTGA
- a CDS encoding recombinase family protein, which yields MRSDRIKIGYARVSTDEQHLDMQLKALSDYGCTAVYTDKGFSGARFDRPGLLEALAALKGGGTLVVFRLDRLGRSLRHLAALVSDLDKQKVRLVSLSEYIDTGSSSGRFTFHMLAAMAEFERGLISERTRAGMAAARERGSAIGRPSVLTEEQREQARALLQSHSTEFVAQTFNVHERTLRRHLRTRNALQDAAISNNCT from the coding sequence ATGCGATCCGACAGAATAAAGATTGGCTATGCCAGAGTCTCGACAGACGAGCAGCATCTCGATATGCAATTGAAGGCGCTGAGCGACTACGGGTGTACGGCTGTCTATACTGATAAAGGGTTTTCTGGCGCGAGGTTCGACCGCCCCGGGTTGCTCGAGGCGCTTGCGGCGCTCAAGGGTGGCGGTACGCTTGTCGTGTTCAGGCTGGACCGGCTGGGGCGCTCCCTGCGGCATCTGGCAGCTCTGGTAAGCGATCTGGACAAGCAGAAGGTACGGCTCGTTTCGCTCAGCGAGTATATTGATACCGGTTCGTCGAGCGGGCGCTTCACGTTTCACATGCTTGCGGCGATGGCCGAATTCGAGCGTGGCTTGATCAGCGAGCGAACGCGGGCGGGGATGGCCGCGGCGCGCGAGCGCGGCAGTGCGATCGGTAGGCCGAGCGTATTGACGGAAGAACAACGCGAGCAAGCGCGTGCATTGCTGCAGTCCCATTCGACCGAATTCGTTGCACAAACGTTCAACGTCCACGAGCGGACGTTGAGGCGGCACTTGCGAACGCGCAATGCATTGCAGGACGCTGCGATATCGAACAATTGCACTTGA
- a CDS encoding LysR family transcriptional regulator translates to MDRIQAMEVFTRVVDANSFTRAADTLGMPRASVTTIIQNLEALLGVRLMHRTTRRLSLTPDGAAYYEHCIKILAEIAEADASFQAGKRKPSGLLRVHMPTSLGHRLVIPELPIFRQRYPDVTLDVGLSDRAVDPVEEGVDCMVRIGPLEDSSMVARRIGVLKRVTCGSPGYLAHYGEPKDIHELPMHYAVNFRASQGARPVPWVFMIDGKPVEVPMNGTVTVNDSDAYVTCGLAGFGLIQPTLFMVLPQLLDGSLKEVLPGLNPKPKPISIVYPHNRHLSAKVRVFADWIAELFESMPALEGSEDWRRSAAKAAGHESRSHVAA, encoded by the coding sequence ATGGACCGCATTCAAGCAATGGAAGTATTCACGCGTGTGGTCGACGCCAACAGTTTTACGCGAGCGGCCGATACGCTCGGCATGCCGCGTGCCTCGGTTACCACGATCATCCAGAATCTCGAGGCATTGCTCGGCGTGCGCCTGATGCACCGGACCACGCGGCGTCTTTCCCTGACGCCCGACGGTGCGGCTTATTACGAGCATTGCATCAAGATCCTCGCGGAAATTGCCGAAGCGGACGCGAGTTTTCAGGCCGGCAAGCGCAAGCCGAGCGGGCTGTTGCGCGTGCACATGCCGACGTCGCTCGGGCACCGGCTCGTTATTCCGGAACTGCCGATCTTTCGCCAGCGCTATCCCGACGTCACGCTCGACGTCGGCTTGTCGGACCGGGCCGTCGATCCGGTGGAGGAAGGCGTCGACTGCATGGTACGCATCGGGCCGCTGGAGGATTCGTCGATGGTCGCGCGCCGAATCGGCGTGCTCAAGCGCGTGACGTGCGGCTCGCCCGGCTACCTCGCGCACTATGGCGAGCCGAAAGACATCCATGAACTGCCGATGCACTACGCGGTGAATTTCAGGGCCAGCCAGGGCGCGCGGCCCGTGCCTTGGGTGTTCATGATCGATGGCAAGCCGGTGGAGGTGCCGATGAACGGCACGGTCACCGTCAACGACTCCGATGCCTACGTGACCTGCGGGCTGGCGGGGTTCGGCCTCATTCAGCCCACGCTCTTCATGGTCCTGCCGCAATTGCTCGACGGCTCGCTGAAGGAAGTGCTGCCGGGGTTGAATCCGAAGCCGAAGCCAATTTCGATCGTCTATCCGCACAATCGGCACCTGTCGGCCAAAGTGCGCGTATTCGCCGATTGGATCGCCGAGTTGTTCGAATCGATGCCGGCCCTGGAAGGCAGCGAGGACTGGCGTCGAAGCGCGGCGAAAGCAGCGGGGCACGAAAGCCGCAGCCACGTCGCCGCTTGA
- a CDS encoding GNAT family N-acetyltransferase yields METEALRISEDKSELDIELIHTFLRDHAPWARGIPREIVERAIEGSLCFGAYLGKRQVGFARLVTDLATVGYLCDVFVLPEFRSRGYAGALMHHIFDSERLKVLRRIVLVTTDAHGVYRPHGFHELEHPERYMELHRPDVYAAP; encoded by the coding sequence ATGGAAACCGAGGCATTGCGCATCTCCGAAGACAAGAGCGAACTCGACATCGAGCTCATTCACACGTTCTTGCGCGATCATGCCCCGTGGGCGAGGGGCATTCCACGTGAAATCGTCGAACGCGCAATAGAAGGCTCGTTGTGCTTCGGGGCCTATCTCGGCAAGCGGCAGGTCGGATTCGCCCGCCTCGTCACGGATCTGGCGACGGTCGGCTATCTCTGCGACGTATTCGTGCTGCCGGAGTTTCGTTCCCGCGGATATGCCGGGGCGCTCATGCATCACATCTTCGATTCCGAGCGGCTCAAGGTGCTCCGGCGAATCGTTCTCGTCACGACCGATGCGCATGGCGTCTATCGGCCGCATGGCTTTCACGAACTCGAGCATCCCGAGCGGTATATGGAATTGCATCGGCCCGACGTGTATGCGGCGCCATGA